The Musa acuminata AAA Group cultivar baxijiao chromosome BXJ2-2, Cavendish_Baxijiao_AAA, whole genome shotgun sequence genome has a segment encoding these proteins:
- the LOC103976733 gene encoding RING-H2 finger protein ATL3-like yields the protein MSGTGQAMGGVGRPSLTATAGIMVGGVAASFALFVLVFFLYLRAKHYWGAIPVSVGGRDRFAAPAAVPQRRGLDAASVAALPSVVVRAGDCKEGLECAVCLCELSEGEASRLLPRCGHAFHLHCIDTWFSSHSTCPICRSPAVVDKPGDSEFVSALVPGDLHPEETSPEIPAHVLRCASEDSESQEGSSGSSASSSGTPLGVHAPNSPLPASMPSEEDIRSLATLRSLRRLLIRGSRTGGASCGPRGCDVEQGRLPVSKAPTSS from the coding sequence GGAGTAGGCAGGCCGTCGCTGACGGCGACCGCCGGGATCATGGTCGGGGGGGTGGCCGCATCCTTCGCGCTCTTCGTTCTTGTTTTCTTCCTCTACCTCCGCGCCAAGCACTACTGGGGCGCCATCCCGGTCTCCGTCGGCGGCCGTGACCGCTTTGCGGCGCCAGCGGCTGTCCCGCAACGGCGCGGCCTCGATGCGGCGTCCGTCGCTGCGCTCCCCTCGGTGGTGGTCCGTGCCGGGGACTGCAAGGAGGGCCTGGAGTGCGCGGTCTGCCTCTGCGAGCTGTCGGAGGGGGAGGCCTCCCGGCTGCTGCCCAGGTGCGGCCACGCCTTCCATCTCCACTGCATCGATACGTGGTTCTCCTCCCACTCCACCTGCCCCATATGCCGGAGCCCGGCGGTGGTGGACAAGCCCGGAGACTCCGAATTCGTCTCTGCCCTGGTTCCCGGCGACCTGCATCCGGAAGAAACCTCACCGGAGATACCGGCGCATGTCCTGCGTTGTGCATCAGAGGATTCGGAATCACAAGAAGGGAGTTCGGGTTCTTCTGCGTCTTCTTCAGGGACTCCTCTGGGTGTCCACGCTCCAAATTCGCCCCTTCCTGCGAGTATGCCATCCGAGGAAGACATAAGGTCGCTGGCAACATTGAGGTCGCTGCGAAGGCTTCTGATCCGCGGAAGCAGGACGGGCGGCGCTTCCTGTGGTCCTCGAGGATGCGATGTCGAGCAGGGACGTCTTCCCGTTTCAAAAGCTCCGACCAGTTCATGA